The sequence ATGGCTCAATGTTGCAGCCTTTGGAAAACCGGTAGTACCTGATGTATATTGAATATTTATAGCATCGTCAAAATCAAGGCTCTTCTGCCTATCTCTAAGCTCACTATCATCAACCCTTGATGCCATAGATAAAACGTCTTTCCATTTAAACATGCCGGTATGTTTAGTATCGCTTATGCATACAACATTTCTTAGATGTGGCAGTTTATTTGAGTGAATCTGACCCGGTATTGCACCCCTTGCAAACGGGGCAACCTCATAAAACATATGGATATAATCAGATGTTTTAAAGCTCTCTATCAAAATTAACGTATTGACCTCTGACTGTTTTAAGGCATACTCAAGCTCGTTTGTTCTGTATGCTGGGTTTATCGTAACCAAAACTGCCCCTATCTTTGCTGTGGCAAATTGCGTTAAAACCCACTCCACGTTATTTGTTGACCAGATAGCCACCTTATCGCCTTTTTTTATACCCAAAGCCAGAAGGCCCTTTGCAAGCCTATCAACCTCTTGTTTAAACTCCTTATAAGTCATTCTAATATTTTGATGTAAACTAACAATACAGTCATTGTTTGCATATTTTTCGGCATTCTCATCCAACATATCGCCTATCGTTTTGGCGATAAATTTGGTTGTTGAGCCTTCAAATGCATAACTTAACATGGCACCCTCCTAAACAAACGAGCCGTTTGTGCCTTTTTTACCTAATTTCTTCTCAATCTCCATCCTTCTTAAAACCGCCCTTTTAATCTTGCCGCTTATGGTTTTGGGTAGTTCTTTGACAAACTCTATCTCTCTCGGATACTTATAAGGTGCAGTTTTATTCTTAACAAAATCCTGAATATCCTTAATCAGCTCATCTGAGGGTTCATAACCCTTAGCAAGTATGATAAACGCCTTCACAATTGTTCCCCTGATAGGGTCTGGGCTCCCAACAACAGCACTTTCTGCCACAGCCGGATGCTCCTGAAGCGCACTTTCAACCTCAAACGGGCCAATCCTGTATCCCGATGATTTGATTACATCATCGGCTCTACCATAAAACCAGAAATAACCATCTGCATCCATGTAAGCCCTATCGCCGGTGTAGTAAAAATCGTCCCTAAAAGCTTCAGCCGTAGCAGCTTCATCTTTGTAATACTCCTTTGCAACACCTATTGGATGATTGGGCTTTATCTTAACAGCTATATGACCGGGCTCACCCACCGGCATATCATTACCGTCATCATCAACAATCCTTACATCGTAACCCGGAACAGGCTTGCCCATAGAGCCATACTTTATCGGCATACAAGGATAATTTGCAACAATTAAAACAGTCTCAGTCTGGCCGTAGCCGTCATAAATCAACGTGCCCGTTGCGTTTTTCCATGCCTTTATAACCTCAGGGTTTATAGGCTCACCTGCCGAGGTGCAATGCCTCAGAGATGAAAAGTCATATTGACTCAAATCCTCCTGAATCAACATCCTATAAACCGTGGGCGGTGCGCAGAATGAGGTTATACCTTGGGTAGTTAAAAGCTTAAGTGTAATCTTGGCATCAAAATGTGAGCCGGCATTATGCATAAACACGGCAGAGCCTATCTGCCATTGACCGTAAAGTTTACCCCAAACTGCCTTACCCCAACCTGTATCAGAAATCGTCCAATGCAAATCTGTAGGTTTCAAATCGTGCCAATATTTGGCAGTAACGATATGAGCCAAAGCATATGCCTGATCATGCATTACCATCTTTGGGTATTTCGTTGTGCCGCTTGTGAAGTATATTAGAAGTGGGTCTGTAGACTTTGTAGGCTCAACATCATCCCTTGATAGTTTATCAGAGGCCATATCCATCTGATTCTCAAAAGACAACCACCCCTCAAGGTCGCCGTCTATAATCATTTTGACATCAAGCGTAGGGCAATCTCCATTGTTACAGGCAGCCTCAACCTTTGATGCATTGGATGCGCTGGCTATTGCCATCTTAACATCACCTTTCCTTATCCTGTAGCGTATATCTTCAGGCATCAGGATATTGGGGGCAGGTAGTGCAACAGCACCCACCTTATTCAAACCAAGCATCACCGCATACCACTCAACAATACGGGGAACCATAACAAATACATTATCGCCCTTTTTGATGCCCAGCTTAAGCAAAACATTGGCAAATTTATTTGACATAACAGATATATCCCAAAAGGAATATTTCTTTATATTTTTACCCGGCGTATCTGCCCAAACCAATGCAAGTTTTGTTCTATCTTCAGCCCACTTGTCAACAACATCAAAAGCAAAATTATAATACTCCGGCACATCAATTTTAAAATTCTTAACCTCTTCCTCATAATTTAACATGTTATGCTTCATCTTAAAAAACCCCCCTCTCCTCTTTTAAAGCCATTTATTACCAAAAACATATCAAAAAGTCAATATGATTTACAAACTAATTTATCTGTCTTTTTTAATTTTTAAGGTATATATTACAAAATTATCTTTTGTCTCTCTTGGATAAATACTCCTCAAACAACCTCGAGAAAAGCTCAGGCACGATTCTCATTTTATCCTCAGGCTCAACACATGCTATTCTAACCTGCGTATGGCCCGGATTCCTACCCTCTATAACATTGTAAAAGCCCCACATCGGGCTAACAAGCAAGGTGTATCGCTTACCATCTATCTCAACCTCACCCTCCCTTGCACAATACATAACAAAATCCTCTGCCTCAAAACTATCATCCACCATCTCTCTCAAGTCTAAAACCATATAAATAGAAGCCTCAGGTTTTGAGACAATGGCTTTGGGCATTCTCTTTTTAAACTCATCATACATATGCTCAAGCAAATCTTTATAATAATCCCTCAGGGAAGCCACCCAGCCCCTTATATCCTCATAACTTTCATCATAAAGACCTTCAACTATGTGTTGGTCGATTATTGAAGGACAAAGATAGGTTGTGTTAGCCGCAGAAGCCCTATCCCTAAAGGCTTCATTATCCGTCACCAAAGCACCCATCCTCAAACCGCATGAGTTAAATGTCTTGGATAAGCTCTCTATGCTTATCCTTATGCCCGCCTCTTCAACCCCAGGCACATCCTTATTTGTCACTCTCCACACACTCGGAGGCTCATCATCTGTGTAGTA comes from Hippea maritima DSM 10411 and encodes:
- a CDS encoding AMP-binding protein, whose product is MKHNMLNYEEEVKNFKIDVPEYYNFAFDVVDKWAEDRTKLALVWADTPGKNIKKYSFWDISVMSNKFANVLLKLGIKKGDNVFVMVPRIVEWYAVMLGLNKVGAVALPAPNILMPEDIRYRIRKGDVKMAIASASNASKVEAACNNGDCPTLDVKMIIDGDLEGWLSFENQMDMASDKLSRDDVEPTKSTDPLLIYFTSGTTKYPKMVMHDQAYALAHIVTAKYWHDLKPTDLHWTISDTGWGKAVWGKLYGQWQIGSAVFMHNAGSHFDAKITLKLLTTQGITSFCAPPTVYRMLIQEDLSQYDFSSLRHCTSAGEPINPEVIKAWKNATGTLIYDGYGQTETVLIVANYPCMPIKYGSMGKPVPGYDVRIVDDDGNDMPVGEPGHIAVKIKPNHPIGVAKEYYKDEAATAEAFRDDFYYTGDRAYMDADGYFWFYGRADDVIKSSGYRIGPFEVESALQEHPAVAESAVVGSPDPIRGTIVKAFIILAKGYEPSDELIKDIQDFVKNKTAPYKYPREIEFVKELPKTISGKIKRAVLRRMEIEKKLGKKGTNGSFV